A genomic region of Globicephala melas chromosome 9, mGloMel1.2, whole genome shotgun sequence contains the following coding sequences:
- the LRRC61 gene encoding leucine-rich repeat-containing protein 61: MEPRGEKSGEADGVRVTPQLLKARSGEFTLESILLLKLQGLGLVDLGCLGECLGLEWLDLSGNALTQLGPLASLRQLAVLNVANNRLTGLEPLAACENLQSLNAAGNLLAGPGQLQCLAALPGLERLRLRDPSARLSNPLCASPSYWASVRELLPGLKVIDGERVSGRGSDFYQLCRDLDSSLRPSSSSGPRAVEAQPWVEPGYWESWPTRSSSILEEACRQFQDTLQECHDLDRQARDSLAQAEQALSPARATSFVF, encoded by the coding sequence ATGGAGCCTCGGGGTGAGAAGTCGGGAGAGGCTGACGGGGTGCGCGTCACCCCTCAGCTGCTCAAGGCGCGCTCGGGTGAGTTCACCCTGGAGTCCATCCTGCTGCTGAAgctgcagggcctggggctggtggACCTGGGCTGCCTGGGGGAGTGCTTGGGCCTCGAGTGGCTGGACCTTTCGGGCAACGCGCTCACCCAGCTGGGCCCGCTGGCCTCCCTGCGCCAGCTGGCCGTGCTCAACGTGGCCAACAACCGGCTGACGGGGCTGGAGCCCCTGGCCGCCTGCGAGAACCTGCAGAGTCTCAACGCCGCAGGCAACCTACTGGCCGGCCCCGGGCAGCTGCAGTGTCTGGCGGCGCTGCCGGGCCTCGAGCGCCTGCGGCTCCGCGACCCCTCGGCCCGGCTCAGCAACCCGCTGTGCGCCAGCCCCTCCTACTGGGCCTCGGTCCGAGAGCTGCTGCCCGGCCTGAAGGTCATCGACGGCGAGCGCGTGAGCGGGCGCGGCAGTGACTTCTACCAGCTGTGCCGGGACCTGGACAGTTCCTTGCGCCCCAGCTCCAGCTCCGGCCCGCGAGCCGTGGAGGCCCAGCCCTGGGTGGAGCCCGGCTACTGGGAGTCCTGGCCCACGCGCAGCAGCTCCATCCTGGAGGAGGCCTGCCGCCAGTTCCAGGACACGCTGCAAGAGTGCCACGACCTGGACCGCCAGGCCAGGGACAGCCTGGCCCAGGCCGAGCAGGCGCTCAGCCCCGCCCGCGCCACTTCCTTTGTCTTTTGA
- the ZBED10 gene encoding LOW QUALITY PROTEIN: putative protein ZBED10P (The sequence of the model RefSeq protein was modified relative to this genomic sequence to represent the inferred CDS: inserted 1 base in 1 codon), whose amino-acid sequence MEVREASAAQAALSLVLPQLCYLHIFLAQVRGRFEERSTGEMGAAVRLAEGLALQLSTDHQLPELFHREEFVLATLLDPXFKGRIEAALPEGADINHWKQVLVYEVKELVVSEYSCRPPLPCRAPLLCVWTPLSRAGARSPGAEGKGREAPEQRSGTSGSLLLGQRERSLLEQVESGGLLVSERGGASLSTESHLVSIIRKKYLRENETVGAQEDPLLTGRSGGTSGQTWRDWPPSILRPDGRLLCKCLCIPGRPRHRGA is encoded by the exons ATGGAGGTCCGGGAGGCGAGCGCCGCGCAGGCCGCCTTAAGCCTGGTGCTGCCCCAGCTGTGCTACCTGCACATCTTCCTGGCGCAGGTTCGGGGGCGCTTTGAGGAGCGGAGCACCGGGGAGATGGGCGCGGCCGTGCGGCTGGCCGAGGGCCTGGCCCTGCAGCTCTCCACAGACCACCAGCTCCCTGAGCTCTTCCACCGTGAGGAGTTCGTGCTGGCGACCCTGCTGGACC GCTTCAAGGGCAGGATAGAGGCTGCCCTCCCTGAGGGGGCCGACATCAACCATTGGAAGCAAGTTCTCGTGTACGAGGTGAAGGAGCTCGTGGTGTCTGAGTACTCCTGCCgccctccccttccctgcaggGCCCCACTGCTGTGCGTGTGGACGCCCCTGAGCCGCGCAGGAGCCAGGAGCCCTGGGGCCGAAGGGAAGGGCCGGGAAGCGCCCGAGCAGAGAAGCGGGACCTCTGGGTCCTTGCTGCTGGGCCAGAGGGAGAGGAGCCTCCTGGAGCAGGTGGAGAGCGGGGGGCTGCTGGTCTCAGAGAGGGGCGGCGCTTCCCTCTCCACGGAGAGCCACCTGGTCAGCATCATCCGCAAGAAGTACCTGCGTGAGAACGAGACAGTGGGTGCCCAGGAGGACCCCCTGCTTACTGGCAGAAGCGGCGGGACGTCCGGCCAGACCTGGCGAGACTGGCCACCATCTATCCTGCGCCCTGACGGGCGCCTTCTCTGCAAGTGTCTTTGCATCCCTGGGCGGCCCCGCCATCGTGGAGCATGA